In bacterium, the following proteins share a genomic window:
- the coaE gene encoding dephospho-CoA kinase (Dephospho-CoA kinase (CoaE) performs the final step in coenzyme A biosynthesis.) yields the protein MRRWVVTGPTGAGKSAVTALLAARGAAVLDGDRLGHEVLALPTVVAAIADRFGAGCVRDGAVDRAALGRRVFGGPAELAALDGITHGPLCEAMETGLARLAAAGHALAVLEAAVYFRLPAPPRTDLVIAVVAEPGLRAERLAARAGLTPAEALARVGALSHLDRDWSRADLTIHNNGGPAELAAAVDRLWTDHAP from the coding sequence GTGAGGCGCTGGGTCGTCACGGGCCCGACGGGAGCCGGCAAGTCGGCGGTCACGGCCCTGCTGGCGGCCCGCGGCGCCGCCGTGCTCGACGGGGATCGCCTGGGCCACGAGGTGCTGGCGTTGCCGACTGTCGTGGCCGCGATCGCCGACCGCTTCGGCGCGGGCTGCGTGCGCGACGGCGCCGTCGATCGCGCGGCCCTGGGAAGGCGCGTGTTCGGCGGGCCGGCCGAACTCGCGGCGCTGGACGGCATCACCCACGGTCCGTTGTGCGAGGCGATGGAAACAGGGCTGGCGCGGCTGGCTGCGGCGGGGCATGCTCTTGCCGTCCTCGAAGCGGCCGTGTATTTTCGGCTGCCGGCCCCGCCGCGCACCGACCTGGTCATCGCGGTCGTCGCCGAACCCGGGCTGAGGGCGGAGCGGCTGGCTGCACGGGCGGGCCTGACGCCTGCGGAAGCACTGGCGCGCGTGGGCGCGCTGTCCCACCTGGACCGAGACTGGTCCCGTGCCGACCTGACGATCCACAACAACGGGGGACCGGCCGAACTGGCCGCGGCGGTGGACCGCCTGTGGACCGACCACGCCCCCTGA
- the nadD gene encoding nicotinate (nicotinamide) nucleotide adenylyltransferase, producing MIRALLGGSFDPVHTGHVAMVAHIFEHGLADHVTLVPNWRSPWREATGASPTDRLAMCRLAFAGHAGVTIDDREVAAGRPVYTVETLTSLCAEYPADRWRLVVGADHLATFNAWREPERILGLVELVVLARAGVAGNSPGLCGPGLPRERIVLAPPFDHPVSASAVRAMLAAGAGAFAPVPAAVAAYIDAHRLYRVD from the coding sequence GTGATCCGCGCCCTGCTGGGTGGCAGTTTCGACCCGGTGCACACGGGCCATGTCGCGATGGTCGCGCACATCTTCGAGCACGGCCTGGCCGACCACGTGACCTTGGTTCCCAATTGGCGCTCTCCCTGGCGCGAAGCGACCGGCGCATCGCCGACCGACCGCCTCGCGATGTGCCGACTGGCGTTCGCCGGGCACGCCGGCGTGACGATCGATGACCGGGAAGTCGCCGCCGGCCGCCCCGTCTACACGGTCGAGACACTGACCTCTCTTTGCGCCGAGTACCCCGCGGACCGCTGGCGGCTCGTCGTAGGCGCCGACCATCTCGCGACGTTCAACGCCTGGCGTGAACCCGAACGCATCCTGGGCCTGGTCGAGCTGGTCGTGCTGGCGCGCGCCGGAGTCGCCGGGAATTCCCCGGGCTTGTGCGGGCCCGGGCTGCCGCGGGAACGGATCGTCCTGGCTCCGCCGTTCGACCACCCGGTGTCCGCCAGCGCCGTTCGTGCTATGTTGGCGGCCGGCGCCGGCGCTTTCGCCCCTGTGCCGGCGGCCGTCGCCGCCTATATCGATGCGCACCGCCTGTATCGCGTCGACTGA
- a CDS encoding MiaB/RimO family radical SAM methylthiotransferase: MRKVWCSTLGCDKNLVDSEALLGHFARRGAAIVREPEDADIWVLNTCGFIDAARGDSERALREMCEAKEDRFLAVCGCWSQEHGDMIRERFPDVDVVAGVGQFANVVAACLGEEPPARVLAPDFPLAGPATSAGLISRPEAAPYGGLVDRPLLTPSHVAFVKIGEGCNCHCTFCRIPLIRGPQRSRPVSEIVEEVRGLAGRGVREIQIVSQNTTDFGRETGETLLQLVTALSGVDDLRWIRLLYLYSGLVSADDLRRLLDLPKVAPYLDLPIQHASPRLLKAMKRPGGEKSSPAFFRKLREGREELVLRTTVLLGFPGEEDEDVEQLADFLAEVSFDHVGTHHFSPESGTPAARMDEQVSPEVVLDREALITDVQAGISLERQEGRLGQVFDVVIDEVVEPGERGDSGVDELAADLADGQWLGKRERRDFDGVVGSAVSLAVGRSYHFGYDLDGCVLLAAPGARPGEIVKARFAAVTPFDVWGEKA, encoded by the coding sequence ATGCGCAAGGTGTGGTGCTCGACGCTCGGCTGCGACAAGAACCTGGTCGACTCCGAGGCCCTGCTCGGGCACTTCGCGCGTCGCGGTGCCGCGATCGTGCGCGAGCCCGAGGATGCCGACATCTGGGTGCTGAACACCTGCGGCTTCATCGACGCCGCCCGCGGCGACAGTGAGCGTGCCCTGCGCGAAATGTGCGAAGCCAAGGAGGATCGCTTCCTGGCTGTCTGCGGCTGCTGGTCGCAGGAACACGGCGACATGATCCGCGAGCGGTTCCCGGATGTCGACGTGGTGGCCGGCGTGGGCCAGTTCGCGAACGTCGTGGCGGCCTGCCTGGGCGAGGAGCCGCCGGCGCGCGTCCTGGCGCCCGACTTTCCGCTGGCGGGGCCCGCGACATCCGCTGGCTTGATCTCGCGGCCCGAGGCGGCGCCCTACGGCGGGCTGGTCGACCGACCGCTCCTGACGCCCTCGCACGTGGCCTTCGTCAAGATCGGCGAAGGATGCAATTGCCACTGCACCTTCTGCCGCATCCCGTTGATCCGCGGGCCGCAACGCAGCCGCCCGGTGTCCGAGATCGTGGAAGAGGTGCGGGGACTGGCCGGGCGCGGCGTGCGCGAGATCCAGATCGTCTCGCAGAACACGACCGACTTCGGGCGCGAGACGGGCGAGACGTTGCTGCAGCTGGTCACCGCGCTGTCGGGCGTCGACGATCTCCGCTGGATCCGGCTGCTCTACCTCTATTCGGGACTGGTCTCGGCGGACGACCTGCGTCGGTTGCTCGACCTGCCCAAGGTGGCGCCGTACCTGGACCTGCCCATCCAGCACGCCTCGCCGCGCCTGTTGAAGGCGATGAAGCGGCCGGGCGGGGAGAAGTCGTCACCGGCCTTCTTCCGCAAGCTGCGCGAGGGCCGCGAGGAACTGGTCCTGCGCACGACCGTCCTGCTCGGTTTCCCGGGTGAGGAGGACGAGGATGTCGAGCAGCTGGCGGACTTCCTGGCCGAGGTCTCGTTCGACCACGTGGGCACGCACCATTTCTCGCCGGAGTCCGGGACGCCGGCGGCGCGCATGGACGAACAGGTCTCACCCGAGGTGGTCCTCGACCGCGAGGCCCTGATCACCGACGTGCAGGCGGGCATCTCCCTGGAGCGACAGGAGGGCCGGCTCGGACAGGTGTTCGACGTCGTCATCGACGAGGTCGTGGAACCGGGGGAGCGGGGCGATTCGGGCGTCGACGAGCTGGCGGCCGACCTGGCGGATGGCCAATGGCTGGGCAAACGGGAACGCCGCGACTTCGACGGTGTTGTCGGGTCGGCTGTTTCCCTCGCGGTGGGGCGGAGCTATCATTTCGGCTACGATCTCGACGGTTGCGTGCTGCTGGCGGCGCCTGGTGCCCGCCCGGGTGAGATCGTGAAGGCTCGCTTTGCGGCCGTGACGCCGTTCGATGTCTGGGGCGAGAAGGCCTGA
- a CDS encoding DNA translocase FtsK: MAGRSRKKASGGDTPWYRAPWLAGVILIACGVYGGLALTGDPGPWTGLIYGRTPDQVFPDGNPGGPVGSLLNVTGRLGFGALWCWAVPLFLVAFGIASLANRVERPRAWLWRTLPLWLVTATWMGQPGWPLGTPGAANWGGAAGFHLAGVFHRFFGEGGGRIILTTGLVVAAGAVAGRRLALLGVIGRPLVRAFAALGGQLGRSLRRLFGSLGPGVVGALASMWAARPRRALADGTGDAVEGTATTPASTALAAAKAARERVVHNAPVPAADEVDEFDDEEDEEGEWDDEESLELPGADGEEMPDAAPVARAAKPARAVRKAPRGPVRMPGLELLTPAGPEGQPVAATELDAAADLLEATLRSFGVEGEVKDVRPGPVVTTYEYQPGPGIRVNQIVQRTDDLALAMRARSIRMEAPIPGKAAVGIEIPNPTARMVRLREVLELTANQTREPLSVILGKDVVGRPVGIDIASLPHLLVAGSTGSGKSVCLNALICNLLLRNDPSRLRMVLVDPKMLEMNVYNGIPHLLLPVVTDPREALKAMQWLVAQMELRYRQLARCSVRNIKQYNDKVERGEITDVQGQKVTDPMPYFLCIVDELADLMMQLGNDFEGPITRLAQKARAVGIHLVLATQRPSVDVLTGVIKAKIPCRIAFRVIQKNDSRTILDMNGAEALLGHGDMLYLQPGRALPVRVHGAFIDVDECDAVAAHWRQYAGTTEEISLVEEGAAAGEHTGEDDLFEDARRIVVLHQSGSTSLLQRRLRIGYTRAGRLMDMLEEAGIVGPFTGSKARDVLIKPEDLPMAEEGRA, translated from the coding sequence GTGGCCGGGCGAAGTCGGAAGAAGGCTAGCGGCGGGGACACACCCTGGTACCGTGCGCCGTGGCTCGCGGGTGTGATCCTGATCGCCTGCGGTGTCTACGGCGGCCTCGCGCTCACCGGCGACCCGGGACCGTGGACGGGTCTCATCTACGGCCGCACCCCTGACCAGGTCTTTCCCGACGGCAACCCCGGCGGACCCGTGGGCTCCCTGCTCAACGTGACGGGCCGACTCGGCTTCGGTGCCCTGTGGTGCTGGGCCGTGCCGCTGTTCCTGGTCGCCTTCGGCATCGCCTCGCTGGCCAACCGCGTGGAACGTCCGCGCGCCTGGCTGTGGCGCACCCTGCCCCTGTGGCTGGTGACCGCCACCTGGATGGGTCAGCCCGGGTGGCCGCTCGGCACGCCCGGCGCCGCCAACTGGGGCGGCGCCGCGGGCTTCCACCTGGCCGGGGTTTTCCACAGGTTTTTCGGCGAGGGCGGCGGGCGCATCATCCTGACCACGGGGCTCGTCGTGGCGGCCGGTGCCGTGGCCGGGCGCCGGCTGGCCCTGTTGGGCGTGATCGGGCGCCCGCTGGTCCGTGCGTTCGCGGCACTGGGTGGCCAGCTGGGTCGCTCACTGCGTCGATTGTTCGGTAGTCTGGGACCGGGCGTCGTCGGTGCACTGGCGTCGATGTGGGCCGCGCGGCCGCGGCGGGCCCTTGCGGACGGCACCGGTGACGCAGTAGAGGGCACGGCAACGACTCCAGCTTCGACCGCCCTGGCCGCCGCAAAGGCCGCCCGTGAACGGGTCGTACACAACGCTCCGGTTCCGGCGGCTGACGAGGTCGATGAGTTCGACGACGAGGAAGATGAGGAAGGCGAGTGGGACGACGAGGAATCCCTCGAACTGCCCGGCGCCGACGGCGAGGAAATGCCGGACGCCGCGCCGGTCGCGCGCGCGGCGAAACCGGCCCGTGCCGTTCGCAAGGCCCCTCGCGGGCCGGTCCGCATGCCGGGCCTCGAACTGCTGACCCCGGCGGGGCCCGAAGGCCAGCCGGTCGCGGCCACCGAACTCGACGCGGCCGCCGACCTGCTCGAGGCCACGCTGCGCTCGTTCGGCGTGGAGGGTGAGGTCAAGGATGTCCGGCCCGGCCCCGTGGTGACGACCTACGAGTACCAGCCCGGACCCGGCATCCGCGTCAACCAGATCGTGCAGCGCACGGATGACCTGGCGCTGGCGATGCGCGCCCGCTCGATCCGCATGGAAGCGCCCATCCCCGGCAAGGCGGCCGTCGGCATCGAGATCCCCAATCCGACGGCGCGGATGGTGCGCCTGCGCGAAGTGCTGGAACTGACGGCGAACCAGACGCGGGAGCCGCTCTCGGTGATCCTCGGCAAGGATGTCGTGGGGCGGCCCGTGGGCATCGACATCGCCTCGTTGCCGCACCTGCTCGTCGCCGGCTCGACCGGCAGCGGCAAGTCGGTCTGCCTGAACGCGCTGATCTGCAACCTGCTCCTGCGCAACGACCCGTCACGGCTGCGCATGGTGCTGGTCGATCCCAAGATGCTCGAGATGAACGTCTACAACGGGATCCCGCACCTGCTGCTGCCGGTGGTCACCGACCCGCGCGAGGCGCTGAAGGCCATGCAGTGGCTGGTGGCGCAGATGGAACTCAGGTACCGGCAGCTGGCCAGGTGCTCGGTGCGGAACATCAAGCAGTACAACGACAAGGTCGAGCGCGGCGAGATCACCGATGTGCAGGGGCAGAAGGTCACCGACCCGATGCCGTACTTCCTCTGCATCGTCGACGAGCTGGCCGACCTGATGATGCAGCTCGGCAACGATTTCGAGGGCCCGATCACCCGCCTGGCCCAGAAGGCGCGCGCCGTGGGCATCCACCTGGTGCTGGCGACTCAGCGACCGAGCGTCGATGTGCTGACCGGCGTCATCAAGGCGAAGATTCCCTGCCGCATCGCCTTCCGGGTGATCCAGAAGAACGACTCGCGTACGATCCTCGACATGAACGGCGCCGAGGCGCTGCTGGGCCACGGCGACATGCTCTACCTGCAGCCGGGTCGCGCCCTGCCGGTCCGCGTGCACGGGGCCTTCATCGACGTCGACGAGTGCGACGCCGTCGCGGCGCACTGGCGGCAGTACGCCGGCACCACCGAGGAGATCAGCCTGGTGGAAGAGGGCGCCGCCGCCGGCGAGCACACGGGCGAGGACGACCTGTTCGAGGACGCCAGGCGCATCGTCGTGCTGCACCAGAGCGGTTCGACGTCATTGCTCCAGCGGCGCCTGCGCATCGGCTACACGCGCGCCGGGCGCCTGATGGACATGCTCGAGGAAGCAGGCATTGTCGGGCCGTTCACCGGCAGCAAGGCCCGCGACGTGCTGATCAAACCGGAAGACCTGCCCATGGCAGAGGAGGGCAGGGCCTGA
- the accC gene encoding acetyl-CoA carboxylase biotin carboxylase subunit: protein MFKKILVANRGEIALRIMRACRELGVQSVAIHSTADADSLHVKYADESVCVGKKTSAESYLRIPNIIAAAEITGAEAIHPGYGFLAENAEFAEICVDNDFIWIGPPPEVIRSMGDKATARTMAVEAGVPVVPGTGLIDTVEEASLAAERFGFPVIIKATAGGGGKGMRVAWDDAELRKNYVQARTEAKAAFGNDGVYIEKYLVTPRHVEIQLMGDHHGHILHFGERDCSVQRRHQKLIEEAPSPAVSPKLRGEMGAAAVRLAERVGYRSAGTVEFLLDTDGSFYFMEMNTRIQVEHGVTELVTGIDLMKWMIRVAAGDAFDFVQKDIAVKGHAIECRINAENPERDFMPCPGRVFYYHAPGGPGVRVDTHIYSDYLVPPHYDSLLAKIMTHGKNREEAIARMRRALSECVFEGIPTSTPFHIEVLENPVFLQGKATTRFLEEELTHLQEGLRGRAKSEEG, encoded by the coding sequence ATGTTCAAGAAGATTCTCGTGGCAAACCGGGGCGAAATCGCCCTGCGCATCATGCGCGCCTGCCGGGAGCTGGGCGTACAGAGCGTAGCCATCCATTCGACCGCCGATGCCGACTCGCTGCATGTGAAATACGCCGACGAGTCCGTGTGCGTGGGGAAGAAGACCAGCGCCGAAAGCTACCTCCGCATTCCCAATATCATCGCCGCGGCCGAGATCACCGGCGCCGAGGCCATCCACCCCGGGTACGGCTTCCTGGCCGAGAACGCCGAGTTCGCCGAGATCTGCGTCGACAACGACTTCATCTGGATCGGCCCTCCGCCCGAAGTCATCCGCAGCATGGGCGACAAGGCGACGGCGCGTACCATGGCGGTGGAGGCCGGCGTGCCCGTGGTGCCCGGCACGGGCCTGATCGATACGGTCGAGGAAGCGTCGCTGGCGGCCGAGAGGTTCGGTTTCCCGGTGATCATCAAGGCGACGGCCGGCGGCGGCGGCAAGGGCATGCGCGTGGCCTGGGACGACGCCGAGCTGCGCAAGAACTACGTCCAGGCGCGCACCGAGGCGAAGGCGGCCTTCGGCAACGACGGCGTCTACATCGAGAAATACCTGGTCACGCCGCGGCATGTCGAGATCCAGCTGATGGGCGACCACCACGGGCACATCCTGCATTTCGGCGAGCGCGATTGTTCCGTCCAGCGCCGCCACCAGAAGCTGATCGAGGAGGCGCCGTCGCCGGCCGTTTCGCCGAAACTGCGCGGCGAGATGGGCGCCGCCGCGGTGCGGCTGGCCGAGCGCGTGGGCTACCGCAGCGCCGGCACCGTGGAGTTCCTGCTCGACACCGACGGCTCGTTCTATTTCATGGAGATGAACACCCGGATCCAGGTCGAGCACGGCGTCACGGAACTGGTGACGGGCATCGACCTGATGAAGTGGATGATCCGCGTGGCGGCCGGCGATGCGTTCGATTTCGTGCAGAAGGACATCGCCGTCAAGGGCCATGCCATCGAGTGCCGCATCAATGCCGAGAATCCCGAACGCGACTTCATGCCGTGCCCGGGGCGCGTCTTCTACTACCATGCGCCGGGCGGGCCGGGAGTGCGTGTGGACACGCACATCTATTCGGACTACCTCGTCCCGCCGCACTACGATTCGCTGCTGGCGAAGATCATGACCCATGGCAAGAACCGCGAGGAAGCGATCGCACGGATGCGCCGCGCCCTGAGCGAGTGTGTATTCGAGGGGATTCCCACGAGCACCCCGTTCCACATCGAGGTGCTGGAGAATCCGGTCTTCCTGCAGGGGAAGGCGACGACCCGCTTCCTGGAAGAGGAACTGACCCATCTCCAGGAGGGACTGCGTGGCCGGGCGAAGTCGGAAGAAGGCTAG
- the bamD gene encoding outer membrane protein assembly factor BamD, with amino-acid sequence MKASQRVPARSRIRFAFMAAVALGLFIGGCAGGNPHPPATLDRADYFAAKGNRLEAVAAYEAFVRHNPTDSLAAEAQFRKAMIYMDLEEYPLAAVEFQILRKDFPTSNRVEEAQYQEGLAYLRQVGDVERDASGALEARAHFERFLVAYPESTRRTAVTAELAGISDLLVQKRLAQVQVFRQLGRWQAVATVLDGVLEDEPGSALVPDVLWERARAAEKLDDTAGATRFYSRLAGDFPQSRHAGGATEAAARLKAGAGS; translated from the coding sequence GTGAAGGCATCGCAGAGGGTGCCGGCCAGAAGCCGGATCCGGTTCGCATTCATGGCGGCGGTTGCGTTGGGGCTGTTCATCGGCGGCTGCGCCGGCGGGAATCCGCACCCGCCCGCCACGCTGGACCGCGCCGACTATTTCGCGGCCAAGGGCAACCGGCTGGAAGCGGTCGCTGCCTATGAAGCCTTCGTGCGGCACAATCCGACGGACTCGCTGGCGGCCGAAGCCCAGTTCCGCAAGGCCATGATCTACATGGACCTCGAGGAATACCCGCTGGCCGCGGTCGAATTCCAGATCCTGCGCAAGGACTTCCCGACCAGCAACCGGGTCGAGGAGGCGCAGTACCAGGAAGGCCTGGCCTACCTGCGCCAGGTCGGCGATGTGGAACGTGACGCCAGCGGCGCGCTGGAGGCTCGGGCCCATTTCGAGCGCTTCCTGGTGGCGTATCCCGAGTCGACGCGCCGGACCGCGGTCACGGCCGAACTGGCCGGGATCAGCGACCTGCTGGTGCAGAAGCGGCTGGCGCAGGTACAGGTCTTCCGGCAACTCGGGCGCTGGCAAGCCGTGGCAACGGTGCTGGACGGCGTGCTTGAGGATGAACCCGGCAGTGCGCTTGTCCCGGACGTGCTGTGGGAGCGGGCGCGCGCTGCCGAAAAGCTCGACGACACGGCCGGCGCCACGCGTTTCTACTCGCGGCTGGCCGGCGACTTCCCGCAGAGCCGGCACGCCGGCGGCGCCACCGAGGCGGCCGCGCGGCTGAAGGCCGGCGCCGGGTCGTGA
- the polA gene encoding DNA polymerase I: MSLILVDGSALVYRAHYAFAARPLTAPSGEVTSVAFGFCHSVLSLVESRRPERLAVVFDRKGPNFRHVMYPEYKAHRKPMPPELAEQLPRLHELLAAWGVPVLGEDGVEADDVMATVAARAAARGEQAWLYSGDKDFLQLLGEHVGILKPGKHGDEVSEVTADTVRRDFGLEPAALVDVFALSGDKADNIPGAPGVGDKTALKLIQEFGTLENLFDRLESSTLTPRLKRVIGENRELVLLSRDLFRIRRDVPVELDWERLDTVLPVSAPAQELLGQLGLRRVQTLAGKLAAAAPKAASTAAAEPGQSDAPRRRRAPEAAGTPTQPAPDESGWRERCAALGYVRLADDESLAAWLARLDPQAALAVDTETDSLRAESCRLVGISLAGAARDGSPLPPAYIPVRWRDSEPGPAAEGSLFPAGREHDRLQAVAALLAPVLASDCLKVGQNLKYDEWVLVRHGLPLDGPRFDTMLASYVLDPGRRSHGLDDLVGDFLEHRMMPYDELFERGDRRRDILSVDPWRLAQYAAEDADYTLRLHAFLSPLLDETGLRELFAGLEMPVSAVLLRMERNGIRLDRAFLGTLRRRFEQELTELQKRIVALAGQDFNVNSSQQLAVILFEKLKLTPIKKTSTGWSTDVSVLSVLAEEHELPAAILEYRQVAKLQSTYVETLPLLADETTGLVHTSYNQAVAATGRLSSSDPNLQNIPIRTDLGRQIRRAFVPRAADNVFLSADYSQVELRLLAHLADDPGLQAAFRDGADVHRRTAALINGIAEDQVTSEMRSRAKAINFGVIYGMGARALARQTGVPVKEATAFIDRYFATYPGVRAFIETTRESARRNGWVSTMLGRRRLLPDITSADNRTRAFQERVAVNTPIQGTAADLIKLAMLRIQAALDAGDSGALLLLQVHDELVLEVPRASVEAVTALVRDGMEGALSLKVPLVVDIHTGSNWAEAHG; the protein is encoded by the coding sequence TTGTCGCTCATACTCGTTGACGGTTCCGCACTCGTCTACCGGGCGCACTACGCCTTTGCCGCGCGCCCGTTGACCGCGCCCTCGGGTGAAGTCACTTCTGTGGCCTTCGGCTTCTGCCATTCGGTGCTCTCGCTCGTGGAGTCGCGGCGCCCCGAGCGGCTGGCCGTCGTCTTCGATCGCAAGGGCCCCAATTTTCGCCACGTGATGTATCCCGAGTACAAGGCCCATCGCAAGCCGATGCCGCCCGAGCTGGCCGAGCAGCTCCCGCGCCTGCACGAACTGCTGGCGGCCTGGGGCGTGCCCGTGCTGGGAGAGGACGGCGTCGAGGCCGACGACGTGATGGCCACGGTTGCGGCGCGCGCGGCCGCACGCGGCGAACAGGCCTGGCTGTACAGCGGAGACAAGGACTTCCTGCAGCTGCTGGGCGAACACGTCGGGATCCTGAAGCCGGGGAAGCATGGCGACGAAGTCTCGGAAGTGACGGCCGACACGGTGCGGCGCGACTTCGGTCTGGAACCGGCGGCGCTCGTCGATGTGTTCGCGCTGTCGGGCGACAAGGCCGACAATATCCCGGGTGCCCCCGGCGTCGGCGACAAGACGGCGCTCAAGCTGATCCAGGAATTCGGCACGCTCGAGAACCTCTTCGACCGGCTCGAATCCAGCACGCTGACACCGCGACTCAAGCGCGTGATCGGCGAGAACCGCGAGCTGGTCCTGCTGTCGCGCGACCTGTTCCGCATCCGGCGCGATGTTCCGGTCGAGCTCGACTGGGAGCGGTTGGACACCGTTCTGCCGGTCTCGGCTCCCGCGCAGGAACTGCTCGGCCAGCTGGGGCTCCGTCGTGTGCAGACGCTGGCCGGCAAACTGGCGGCCGCTGCACCTAAGGCCGCATCGACAGCGGCAGCCGAACCGGGCCAATCCGACGCGCCGCGCCGGCGACGGGCTCCGGAAGCCGCAGGGACACCGACACAGCCGGCGCCGGATGAATCCGGCTGGCGGGAACGCTGCGCCGCGCTGGGCTACGTCCGGCTGGCCGACGACGAGTCCCTGGCTGCCTGGCTGGCGCGGCTCGATCCGCAGGCGGCCCTGGCCGTCGACACCGAGACCGACAGCCTGCGCGCGGAGAGCTGCCGCCTTGTCGGCATCAGCCTCGCAGGGGCGGCCCGCGACGGGAGTCCGTTGCCGCCGGCCTACATCCCGGTGCGCTGGCGCGACAGCGAGCCCGGGCCGGCCGCCGAAGGCTCGTTGTTCCCGGCCGGCCGTGAGCACGACCGCCTGCAGGCCGTCGCGGCGCTGCTGGCGCCGGTCCTGGCTTCGGATTGCCTCAAGGTGGGCCAGAACCTGAAGTACGACGAGTGGGTCCTGGTTCGGCACGGCCTGCCGCTGGACGGCCCGCGCTTCGACACGATGCTTGCCTCGTACGTGCTGGATCCCGGTCGACGTTCCCATGGGCTCGATGACCTGGTCGGGGACTTTCTCGAGCACCGCATGATGCCGTACGACGAGCTGTTCGAGCGCGGGGATCGCCGGCGCGACATCCTGTCTGTGGATCCCTGGCGTCTGGCTCAGTATGCAGCGGAGGACGCCGACTACACGCTGCGCCTGCACGCCTTCCTGTCGCCACTCCTTGACGAGACCGGCCTCAGGGAACTGTTCGCCGGGCTGGAGATGCCGGTGTCGGCGGTGCTGTTGCGGATGGAGCGCAACGGCATCCGCCTGGATCGTGCGTTTCTCGGGACGTTGCGCCGCCGCTTCGAACAGGAACTGACCGAGCTCCAGAAGCGCATCGTCGCGCTGGCCGGCCAGGACTTCAACGTCAACAGCTCGCAGCAGCTGGCCGTGATCCTGTTCGAGAAGCTGAAGCTGACCCCGATCAAGAAGACGTCCACCGGCTGGAGCACCGATGTGTCGGTGCTGTCGGTGCTGGCCGAGGAGCACGAACTCCCGGCGGCCATCCTGGAGTACAGGCAGGTGGCCAAGCTCCAGAGCACCTATGTCGAGACGTTGCCCCTGCTGGCCGATGAAACGACGGGGCTCGTCCACACCTCGTACAACCAGGCCGTGGCCGCCACGGGGCGGTTGTCGAGTTCGGACCCGAACCTGCAGAACATCCCGATCCGCACCGACCTGGGCCGCCAGATAAGGCGCGCGTTCGTGCCGCGCGCCGCCGACAATGTGTTCCTGTCCGCCGACTACTCGCAGGTCGAACTGCGCCTGCTGGCGCACCTGGCGGACGACCCGGGACTCCAGGCCGCGTTCCGCGACGGCGCCGACGTGCACCGGCGCACGGCTGCGCTCATCAACGGCATAGCCGAGGACCAGGTCACTTCCGAGATGCGCAGCCGCGCCAAGGCGATCAACTTCGGGGTCATCTACGGCATGGGCGCACGGGCCCTTGCGCGACAGACGGGCGTCCCGGTCAAGGAGGCGACCGCATTCATCGACCGCTACTTCGCCACCTATCCCGGCGTGCGTGCCTTCATCGAGACCACGCGCGAATCGGCGCGCCGTAACGGCTGGGTCTCGACGATGCTGGGACGTCGCCGGCTGCTGCCGGACATCACGTCGGCGGACAACCGCACGCGCGCCTTCCAGGAGCGGGTGGCTGTGAACACGCCCATCCAGGGCACGGCCGCGGACCTGATCAAGCTGGCGATGCTGCGGATCCAGGCCGCGCTCGACGCCGGCGACAGCGGCGCGCTCCTGCTCCTGCAGGTGCACGATGAACTGGTGCTGGAAGTGCCCCGCGCAAGCGTGGAGGCGGTGACCGCGCTGGTCCGTGACGGCATGGAGGGTGCGCTGTCCCTGAAGGTGCCGCTGGTCGTGGACATCCACACCGGCTCGAACTGGGCGGAGGCGCACGGGTGA